The proteins below are encoded in one region of Desertifilum tharense IPPAS B-1220:
- a CDS encoding RNA-guided endonuclease TnpB family protein, translating into MLNLTYEYKIIPTDAQRQTFDRWLEICRKVYNYALQERKDWANSRKCHLNSCSIKQEYIIPVDTPRPTFYTQCKSLAEAKKTIPELKEPHTHVLQQVLRQLEAAFVAMWERGHGFPRFKKRMRSFVFPQLNLETVRKFKGNWEVNLPKLGWVKMRLSRLIPEGFEVKQIRIVKRASGYYAMLSVAMDVDVPQVSPSGHGIGIDLGLEHFLATSDGQLMDRPRFFMDGQCKLKSLQRQLSSKKKGSRKFRQLSHRIARHHEYISNSRKDFHFKIAHQLCDTAGMIFAEELNLKAMSAGMLCKHTLDAGFGQFLSILGHVCFKRGVYFAKVNANGTSQTCPRCQTHTGKKLLSERVHKCSECGYETNRDIAAAQVVLQRGDTAVGHIAVNFGEGK; encoded by the coding sequence AGATTTGCCGCAAGGTCTATAACTATGCGTTGCAAGAACGGAAGGACTGGGCTAATTCTCGTAAGTGCCATCTCAATTCATGCAGTATCAAACAGGAATATATTATTCCGGTTGATACGCCTAGACCGACCTTTTATACTCAGTGCAAATCCTTGGCTGAGGCAAAAAAGACAATCCCTGAACTCAAAGAACCTCATACACACGTCCTGCAACAAGTTCTGCGACAACTTGAAGCCGCATTTGTCGCCATGTGGGAACGAGGGCACGGGTTTCCGAGATTCAAGAAACGGATGCGTTCCTTTGTATTTCCGCAGTTGAATTTAGAAACCGTCAGGAAGTTTAAGGGAAATTGGGAAGTCAATCTTCCTAAACTCGGTTGGGTGAAGATGCGTTTATCGCGTCTCATCCCTGAAGGGTTTGAAGTCAAGCAAATCCGCATCGTCAAACGGGCATCGGGTTACTACGCGATGCTTTCGGTGGCAATGGATGTAGATGTCCCTCAAGTTTCACCATCAGGACATGGCATAGGGATTGATTTAGGTCTAGAACACTTTTTGGCAACATCCGATGGTCAACTGATGGATAGACCTCGCTTCTTTATGGATGGACAATGCAAGCTGAAATCGCTGCAACGTCAACTCTCAAGTAAGAAGAAAGGGTCAAGAAAGTTCCGTCAACTCAGCCATCGAATTGCCAGGCACCACGAATACATCTCAAACTCACGTAAGGACTTTCACTTTAAGATAGCTCATCAGTTATGCGACACCGCAGGAATGATATTTGCTGAAGAGTTAAACCTGAAAGCGATGTCAGCCGGAATGCTATGCAAGCATACGCTGGATGCTGGGTTTGGGCAGTTCTTGAGCATTCTAGGTCATGTGTGCTTTAAGCGAGGTGTATACTTCGCCAAGGTAAATGCTAATGGCACTAGCCAGACTTGTCCTAGATGCCAAACGCATACCGGAAAGAAACTCCTATCTGAGCGCGTCCACAAGTGTTCTGAGTGTGGCTATGAAACGAATCGAGATATAGCAGCAGCGCAAGTTGTGTTGCAGCGTGGAGATACAGCGGTGGGGCACATCGCGGTGAATTTTGGGGAGGGCAAGTAG
- a CDS encoding aminotransferase class V-fold PLP-dependent enzyme, producing MSSSLSIGLPETDPSQNPRDLWLLDPQIAYLNHGAFGACPIPILELQQRLRSQLEREPVRFMERELEPLLDRARRALADFVGADPSHLAFVPNATTGVNAVLRSLSFSPEDELLTTDQEYNACRNALNYISQRTGAKIAIASVPFPLDSHQQIVEAVLARVSSKTKLVLLDHITSQTGLIFPIKPLIAQLTSFGIQVLIDGAHAPGQVPLNLRELGATYYTGNCHKWLCAPKGAAFLYVHPDRQNQVRPLTISHGANATRQDKSRFHLEFDWMGTDDPTAYLCLPEVIEFMGSLLPGGWPELMQRNHNLVLAARQWLCEALNVDLPCPNEMIGSMACVPLPDGEEKPLRNTLFEQYGIEVPIMPFPAFPKRLLRVSAQIYNTPEEYQALASAIAQI from the coding sequence ATGTCCAGTTCTCTTAGTATTGGTCTGCCCGAAACTGACCCTAGCCAGAACCCCAGGGATTTGTGGTTGCTCGATCCGCAAATAGCCTATCTCAATCATGGGGCTTTTGGGGCTTGTCCTATTCCGATTTTAGAGTTGCAGCAGCGGCTGCGATCGCAATTAGAACGCGAACCCGTGCGATTTATGGAACGGGAACTCGAACCGCTGCTAGATCGCGCTAGACGCGCCTTAGCGGACTTTGTGGGGGCCGATCCGAGTCACCTGGCTTTTGTCCCGAACGCTACAACGGGGGTAAATGCGGTTTTGCGATCGCTCTCCTTTAGCCCAGAAGACGAACTCCTCACCACAGACCAAGAATATAACGCCTGTCGCAACGCCTTAAACTACATTAGCCAGCGCACGGGGGCAAAAATTGCGATCGCCTCAGTTCCCTTTCCCCTCGACTCCCACCAGCAAATTGTTGAAGCGGTTCTAGCGCGAGTCTCCTCTAAAACCAAACTCGTCTTGCTCGATCACATCACCAGTCAAACCGGGCTAATTTTCCCCATTAAGCCCCTCATTGCCCAGTTAACCTCTTTTGGTATCCAAGTCTTGATTGATGGCGCTCACGCGCCCGGACAGGTGCCGCTAAATCTGCGCGAACTGGGTGCCACCTATTACACCGGGAACTGTCATAAATGGCTGTGTGCGCCCAAAGGAGCGGCTTTTTTGTACGTGCATCCCGATCGTCAAAACCAAGTTCGCCCTCTCACCATCAGTCACGGTGCTAACGCCACTCGTCAAGATAAGAGTCGCTTTCACCTCGAATTTGACTGGATGGGGACTGACGATCCGACGGCGTATTTATGTCTTCCTGAAGTTATCGAGTTTATGGGTTCCTTGCTTCCGGGAGGGTGGCCAGAATTAATGCAGCGCAACCACAACCTCGTTTTAGCGGCGCGTCAGTGGCTGTGTGAGGCGTTGAATGTTGATTTGCCCTGTCCCAATGAAATGATTGGTTCGATGGCTTGCGTGCCTTTACCGGATGGCGAAGAGAAGCCATTACGGAATACCCTATTTGAGCAATATGGCATTGAAGTTCCGATTATGCCTTTCCCGGCTTTTCCCAAACGATTGCTCCGAGTCTCGGCCCAAATTTACAATACCCCAGAGGAATATCAAGCGTTAGCCAGCGCGATCGCTCAAATCTAG